One part of the Sphingobacterium sp. LZ7M1 genome encodes these proteins:
- a CDS encoding DUF983 domain-containing protein: MYSGSAYGLSKQKMHEFCPHCGFKFEIEPGYFYAAMYVSYAFSVGEVLMLALITAYLTGSESPWTYIIVLFSAIVIFAPFNYRYSRLVLLHYLSPKVSFDPKLYGDPKNSANLKG; the protein is encoded by the coding sequence ATGTATAGTGGATCAGCCTATGGTCTATCTAAACAAAAAATGCACGAATTTTGTCCGCACTGTGGATTTAAATTCGAGATAGAACCCGGCTATTTCTATGCTGCCATGTATGTTAGCTATGCTTTTTCCGTAGGCGAGGTGTTAATGTTAGCCTTAATTACGGCTTACTTAACGGGCAGTGAGTCTCCTTGGACCTATATCATTGTCCTTTTCAGTGCGATCGTTATTTTCGCACCTTTCAATTATCGTTATTCACGTTTGGTTTTATTGCACTATCTTTCGCCGAAGGTATCCTTCGACCCCAAATTATACGGGGACCCAAAAAATAGTGCAAACCTAAAGGGCTAA
- a CDS encoding MlaD family protein, translating to MATSERKRSIIVGLFTFIGLIILVAGILVIGTQQNKFSKNLTVTTYFKDVKGLKVGNNVWFSGVKVGIIKEISFESVENVRVVMNVEEKSSKFIRKDVIATLSSDGLIGNAIISLVGGTETFPQIENGDEIKSGVSGGMDAMLATLQVNNENLVEITKNFAALSKNMLEGKGAVGAMMTDETIANNLRQSVASLNGTMSQANHAVNNLVELTKKLNSNQGLIHELSTDTAVFASLRESAAQLQGVTQTATALMANLNKTSERLNDKDNAIGVLTNDPEAANEIKQILRNLNMSTEKLDENMEALQSNFLLRGFFKKKAKEEAEAAQNSIK from the coding sequence ATGGCAACATCAGAGAGAAAACGATCAATAATTGTAGGATTGTTTACCTTCATCGGATTAATCATTTTGGTTGCAGGGATTTTGGTCATTGGAACACAACAGAACAAATTCTCTAAAAACCTGACCGTGACGACTTACTTTAAAGATGTTAAAGGCTTGAAAGTTGGAAATAACGTTTGGTTTTCAGGTGTTAAGGTAGGGATTATCAAAGAAATCAGCTTTGAAAGTGTGGAGAATGTTCGTGTGGTCATGAACGTTGAAGAGAAATCCAGCAAATTTATCCGTAAAGACGTCATCGCTACATTGAGTTCCGATGGTTTGATCGGTAATGCTATTATCAGTCTTGTGGGCGGTACAGAAACCTTTCCTCAGATTGAGAATGGTGATGAAATCAAGTCCGGTGTTTCTGGAGGTATGGATGCCATGTTGGCAACCCTGCAGGTCAACAATGAAAACCTGGTGGAGATCACTAAAAACTTTGCTGCGCTTTCCAAGAATATGCTCGAAGGAAAAGGTGCGGTGGGCGCTATGATGACCGATGAAACAATTGCCAATAATTTAAGGCAATCTGTTGCTTCATTGAATGGTACCATGTCGCAGGCCAATCATGCTGTCAATAATTTGGTGGAATTGACCAAAAAGCTAAACAGCAACCAAGGCCTGATCCATGAGCTATCTACGGATACAGCAGTGTTTGCAAGTCTGAGAGAATCAGCAGCACAATTGCAAGGGGTGACCCAAACAGCGACTGCTTTGATGGCAAACTTAAATAAAACCTCAGAACGCTTAAATGACAAGGATAACGCCATTGGTGTGTTGACCAATGACCCTGAAGCAGCTAATGAAATCAAACAGATCCTTAGAAACCTTAATATGAGCACAGAGAAATTGGATGAAAACATGGAAGCATTGCAGAGCAACTTCCTGTTAAGAGGTTTCTTTAAGAAAAAAGCTAAGGAAGAAGCAGAGGCAGCTCAGAATTCAATTAAATAA
- a CDS encoding ABC transporter ATP-binding protein yields the protein MEQKKPVNINYDDVVINVQGVSKSFGDLHVLRNVDLQLYNGENLVVLGRSGTGKSVLIKLISGLLKPDKGDITVLGEVVNQLNEKELRDLRLKIGFSFQNSALYDSMTVRENLEFPLVRNKRNLTRAEIDREVEDVLDGVGLLRTINQMPSELSGGQRKRIGIARTLILRPDIMMYDEPTAGLDPLTCLDINTLINEVQERYKTSSIIITHDLACAKMVGDRVAMLLDGKFERVGKFSEIFDTDDERVKPFYDYNFIV from the coding sequence ATGGAACAGAAAAAGCCAGTAAATATTAATTACGACGATGTAGTGATCAATGTGCAAGGGGTAAGTAAGTCCTTTGGGGATTTACATGTCCTGAGAAACGTTGACCTGCAACTCTATAATGGCGAGAACTTGGTGGTGCTAGGGAGGTCTGGTACTGGTAAATCAGTTTTGATTAAACTGATTTCCGGTTTGTTAAAGCCTGATAAAGGTGATATTACCGTGTTGGGCGAAGTGGTAAACCAATTGAACGAGAAGGAATTGCGAGATCTGCGTTTGAAAATTGGGTTCTCCTTCCAAAACAGTGCGCTCTATGATAGTATGACCGTGCGTGAAAATCTAGAGTTTCCCTTGGTTAGAAATAAAAGAAACCTAACTAGAGCAGAAATTGACCGTGAAGTCGAAGATGTATTAGATGGAGTAGGCCTTTTAAGGACGATCAATCAAATGCCATCAGAGCTTTCCGGAGGTCAGAGAAAACGTATCGGTATCGCACGCACCCTGATCTTAAGACCTGATATCATGATGTATGATGAGCCAACAGCTGGATTGGACCCCTTGACCTGTTTGGATATCAATACCTTGATCAATGAAGTTCAAGAACGATATAAAACCTCTTCCATTATCATTACACACGATTTGGCTTGTGCAAAAATGGTAGGCGATAGGGTAGCCATGCTTTTGGATGGCAAATTTGAACGTGTAGGTAAATTCTCTGAAATCTTTGATACGGATGATGAGAGAGTGAAACCTTTTTATGATTATAATTTTATAGTATAG
- a CDS encoding ABC transporter permease, with the protein MAKKIESLLLEFAKIHRFLMRFFREVVSPPYEFKEIIRQCYEIGWKSFPLISLTGFIVGFVFTKQSRPSLEEFGAASWLPALISIAIVRALAPLVTALIASGKVGSQIGAELSSMNVTEQIDAMEVSGTNPFKFLIVSRILATTFMIPVLCFYVAGIGLAGGYLSIISKDQLSILSFITQVFEAIAPKDIFAMVFRAIVFGFTIGFVSTYVGYYSSKGTEGVGKAANSAVVASMFIVFIEELLIVQVLALMG; encoded by the coding sequence ATGGCTAAAAAAATTGAGTCCTTATTACTAGAGTTTGCGAAGATTCACCGCTTTCTGATGCGTTTTTTTCGCGAAGTGGTAAGTCCACCTTACGAGTTTAAAGAGATCATTAGACAATGTTATGAAATTGGGTGGAAATCATTTCCATTAATAAGTTTAACGGGTTTTATTGTAGGATTTGTTTTTACAAAGCAATCTCGACCTTCCCTGGAGGAATTTGGTGCCGCCTCATGGTTGCCAGCCTTAATTTCCATCGCTATCGTAAGGGCCTTGGCCCCATTGGTTACTGCGCTTATTGCATCCGGTAAGGTAGGGTCGCAGATAGGTGCAGAATTAAGCTCCATGAATGTTACCGAGCAGATCGATGCCATGGAGGTATCAGGTACCAATCCGTTCAAGTTCCTGATTGTGAGTCGAATATTGGCCACAACTTTTATGATTCCTGTCCTCTGTTTTTATGTTGCCGGAATTGGATTAGCAGGTGGTTATTTGAGTATTATTTCCAAAGATCAGTTGAGTATTCTAAGCTTTATTACCCAGGTATTTGAAGCTATCGCTCCTAAAGATATTTTCGCCATGGTATTCCGCGCCATTGTTTTCGGTTTTACCATTGGTTTTGTTAGTACCTATGTAGGTTATTATTCTTCAAAAGGTACCGAGGGTGTGGGTAAAGCAGCAAACAGTGCCGTTGTGGCATCCATGTTTATAGTGTTCATCGAGGAACTCTTGATCGTTCAGGTTCTAGCTTTAATGGGATAA
- a CDS encoding prolyl oligopeptidase family serine peptidase, giving the protein MNLNYLFSVLLMMMVLVSCKQEQGGQLHVPIEDFFVKPERTSFKLSPDGSKVAYLGVHDHCKNIFILDLEEPDSSKQLTYQVNLNVQSFFWLDNKRIVFSNTQSPTDSLRMFQIDVKTEKRQALFSPEKSRLRWVYPIVEKDNSLMAGMNLRDSSLFDLYRIYLDGRKPQLVQHNPGNVVSWIGAPDGVVRMALTSDSVQESLLYRKHEGQPFKEVMKNDFETIFVPLGFVKDSDKNVYALSNQNRDKMALVEFDAENGKEIRNIYENKLGDLGVEGYSANLQEMLYATSFIDKFKKNIFNEKYEQVYKKLKKKFKGSEIGFLDSDSSLTGFVVRVYSDIHPGETYYYNQKKDDIQLLNEENPKLKDLEFNPMEEVEFLSRDNKNIHAYITYPKNKRKNSPVVVLVHDGPNRRSEWGFDPEVQFLANRGYTVFQVNYRGSVGYGKDFWTSGFKEWGGKIQSDITDGVAWLIHQGIADKDKIAIMGTGFGGYSALYAAAFNPSLYKCAISSSGYSNLFTYFREIPPHLKHYVQLFYRIIGNPETEPELFQAISPIFHADKVRIPILFFQGGKDKYSSVTDANQFVGKLKGNEVPVRYIFKKEEGKRFRNEENIVEYYQEIEKFLAVYLK; this is encoded by the coding sequence ATGAATTTAAATTACTTGTTCTCTGTTCTACTTATGATGATGGTTTTGGTTTCATGTAAGCAAGAGCAGGGCGGTCAGTTACATGTGCCAATAGAGGACTTTTTCGTTAAGCCAGAAAGGACCTCTTTTAAACTGTCTCCCGATGGAAGCAAGGTAGCTTATCTGGGGGTGCATGACCATTGCAAAAATATCTTCATTCTCGACCTCGAAGAACCCGATTCTTCCAAACAACTTACTTATCAGGTCAACCTGAATGTCCAAAGCTTTTTCTGGCTAGACAACAAACGCATTGTCTTTTCCAATACGCAATCTCCAACGGATAGTTTGAGGATGTTCCAGATTGATGTGAAGACCGAAAAAAGACAAGCTCTATTTTCACCTGAAAAATCAAGATTGCGCTGGGTCTATCCCATTGTTGAGAAAGACAATAGCCTAATGGCTGGGATGAACTTACGTGATTCCTCGCTGTTTGACCTGTATAGGATTTACCTAGACGGTAGAAAGCCCCAATTGGTGCAGCATAACCCAGGAAATGTGGTGAGCTGGATCGGAGCTCCTGATGGAGTCGTAAGGATGGCATTGACCAGTGATAGTGTACAGGAGTCATTATTGTACCGAAAGCATGAAGGACAGCCTTTCAAAGAGGTCATGAAGAATGATTTCGAAACCATTTTTGTACCCCTTGGCTTTGTAAAGGATTCCGATAAAAATGTCTATGCGCTTTCTAATCAGAACCGAGATAAGATGGCTTTGGTGGAGTTTGATGCCGAAAATGGCAAAGAAATCCGCAATATCTATGAGAACAAACTTGGTGACCTTGGCGTAGAGGGCTATTCTGCCAACCTACAGGAAATGCTGTATGCGACTTCCTTCATCGATAAGTTCAAAAAGAACATCTTCAACGAAAAATATGAGCAGGTCTATAAAAAGCTGAAAAAGAAATTCAAAGGTTCCGAAATCGGTTTCTTGGATAGCGACAGCAGCTTAACTGGATTTGTCGTACGTGTGTATAGCGATATCCATCCTGGAGAAACCTATTATTACAATCAGAAAAAGGATGATATCCAACTGTTGAACGAAGAGAATCCTAAACTCAAGGATTTGGAGTTCAATCCTATGGAGGAAGTGGAATTCCTGTCTCGGGACAACAAGAATATACATGCCTATATCACGTATCCTAAAAATAAAAGAAAGAACAGCCCTGTTGTGGTATTGGTCCATGATGGTCCTAACAGGAGATCAGAATGGGGGTTTGATCCGGAAGTTCAGTTCCTTGCCAATCGTGGCTACACCGTGTTCCAGGTGAACTATCGTGGTTCAGTGGGCTATGGTAAGGACTTTTGGACCTCAGGTTTCAAGGAATGGGGCGGTAAGATCCAATCTGATATTACGGATGGTGTCGCTTGGTTGATCCATCAGGGGATAGCCGATAAGGATAAGATTGCCATTATGGGCACCGGTTTCGGCGGTTATTCTGCCCTGTATGCTGCTGCATTTAATCCTTCCCTTTATAAATGTGCCATATCCTCATCGGGATATAGCAACCTATTCACTTATTTCAGGGAAATTCCCCCTCATCTAAAACATTACGTACAGTTATTCTATAGAATCATTGGAAATCCAGAGACTGAACCAGAATTGTTTCAAGCGATTTCCCCAATTTTCCATGCTGATAAGGTTCGAATCCCTATCCTATTTTTCCAAGGTGGAAAAGATAAATACAGTTCGGTAACCGATGCTAATCAATTTGTTGGTAAATTGAAGGGCAATGAAGTTCCAGTGCGTTATATCTTTAAGAAAGAAGAAGGCAAGAGATTTAGGAACGAAGAGAATATCGTAGAATATTATCAGGAGATAGAGAAGTTTCTTGCAGTGTACCTGAAGTAA
- a CDS encoding sensor histidine kinase KdpD → MVKRASKYRKNIGLLIAFLAFLTVLYIISVFLARTMMSNFVESEFYNRKVDVFDATLKPFNSFFNNDISEVSNYQGYLDSTHASNYSEKVLRKNPFVDELVFYDVLFTNQNPTVRGVRFQNLLIYPRSIFSYKLDKENKLIKASLSSVDNRPNADDFNSMAIKMVNFLDVLDDSTSLSENDIYRIFYNTVPGKITYLNIPRVNTLRAYKSMMDDTTAMTAPVAFDQDLFVYKVNPQKIKIVNNQKRLYETIRIKAIADPNVMEEKAFLSTDMPLPGALSDYKLQFDSSEHFLRGEINRRFFPVVLGVSLLYLILLLIIYLIYRNISINSRLFQLQYDFINNLTHEFKTPVSVIKIAGNNIRSAEKISDQERAMYGKILDQEADKLNNLMNKLLSFTQIENKSLKFKGEYIDLNSFCEEVFAGTRIKYPDLNLSYHIDVDSKMHTDPVLLNSVFQNLIDNAYKYSEVSRKFIDISVQQSKKHFIMKFSDKGIGINRNELKNIFKKFYRVKNQFNQGGSVGLGLAFCKEITEFMGGEIKVSSVEGEGTTFTLTFPK, encoded by the coding sequence ATGGTGAAAAGAGCAAGTAAATACCGGAAAAACATTGGGTTGTTGATCGCCTTTTTGGCTTTTTTGACAGTCCTGTATATCATTTCAGTTTTCTTGGCCAGGACAATGATGTCCAACTTTGTAGAATCTGAGTTTTATAACAGAAAGGTCGATGTCTTTGATGCGACCCTAAAACCCTTTAATAGCTTTTTCAATAACGATATTTCCGAAGTATCCAATTATCAGGGGTACCTCGATTCCACACATGCCAGCAATTATTCTGAAAAGGTCTTGCGAAAGAATCCATTCGTTGACGAATTGGTGTTTTATGACGTACTGTTCACCAATCAGAACCCCACCGTTCGCGGTGTACGCTTTCAAAACCTCCTGATTTACCCCCGATCGATCTTTTCCTATAAATTGGACAAGGAAAATAAATTGATCAAGGCCAGCCTTTCTTCGGTAGATAACAGGCCTAATGCCGATGACTTCAACAGCATGGCCATTAAAATGGTGAACTTCTTGGATGTCCTGGATGATTCTACTTCCTTGAGCGAAAATGATATCTATCGGATCTTCTATAATACGGTTCCGGGAAAAATAACCTATCTGAACATCCCACGGGTCAATACCCTTCGCGCCTATAAATCCATGATGGATGATACGACGGCAATGACGGCGCCTGTAGCGTTTGACCAAGATTTATTCGTCTATAAGGTTAATCCTCAGAAGATAAAAATAGTCAATAACCAAAAGAGATTGTATGAAACCATTCGGATCAAGGCCATAGCTGACCCTAATGTGATGGAAGAAAAAGCCTTTCTTTCCACAGATATGCCGTTGCCAGGTGCATTATCCGACTATAAACTGCAATTTGATTCCTCAGAACATTTTTTGAGAGGAGAGATCAATAGAAGATTTTTTCCTGTAGTGTTGGGCGTTTCCCTATTATATTTAATTTTGTTATTGATTATTTATTTGATTTATAGGAATATCTCCATCAATAGTAGGTTGTTCCAATTGCAGTATGATTTTATCAATAACCTGACCCATGAGTTTAAAACGCCGGTCAGTGTGATCAAGATAGCGGGTAACAATATCCGAAGTGCTGAGAAGATAAGTGATCAAGAGCGCGCGATGTACGGAAAGATCCTAGATCAGGAAGCTGATAAGTTAAATAATTTGATGAATAAGTTACTGTCTTTCACGCAGATAGAAAATAAATCATTAAAATTTAAAGGAGAATACATTGATTTGAACAGTTTTTGCGAGGAAGTATTTGCGGGTACACGGATTAAATATCCTGATCTGAACCTGAGCTATCACATCGATGTGGACAGCAAAATGCATACAGATCCGGTTTTATTGAATTCCGTGTTCCAGAATTTAATTGATAATGCGTACAAATATTCAGAAGTTTCAAGAAAATTTATTGATATTAGTGTACAACAATCTAAAAAGCACTTTATCATGAAGTTTAGTGATAAAGGAATTGGGATAAACAGAAATGAACTTAAAAACATATTCAAGAAATTTTATAGAGTAAAGAATCAGTTCAATCAAGGTGGGAGTGTTGGGCTTGGATTGGCATTTTGTAAAGAGATTACCGAATTTATGGGTGGAGAGATC
- a CDS encoding DUF4286 family protein, which yields MFLYNVSIIIEDSIHQEVITWTKGLLNEHPGFAIKLLKMLHSPHEGQTYCLQVVLNNEEEIERIREQVIQRLQEYISTHHVEKAFLFDSIMQYIPHN from the coding sequence ATGTTTTTATACAACGTTTCGATCATCATTGAAGATTCCATTCATCAGGAAGTCATTACTTGGACCAAAGGTCTATTGAATGAGCATCCTGGATTTGCCATTAAACTACTCAAAATGCTCCATTCTCCACACGAAGGGCAAACCTATTGCCTACAGGTGGTATTAAACAATGAAGAAGAGATTGAGAGAATTAGAGAGCAGGTTATTCAGAGGCTTCAGGAATATATTAGCACGCATCATGTAGAAAAGGCTTTTCTGTTTGATAGTATCATGCAATACATCCCCCATAATTAG
- a CDS encoding RluA family pseudouridine synthase has translation MGITEKDVLFEDNHFIAINKRGGDIVQVDVSGDTSMEDMVKQFLAKKYNKPNEAFLGVIHRLDRPVSGMILFAKTSKGLDRMNRLFHDRKVEKTYLALVREKPPHPKGTLKNWLLRDRKKMVTKAYDREVKNGSYAELNYEVVGTLDGYYLLKVNPLTGRTHQIRSQLAYMGCPIVGDNKYGYQRGSHRRTICLHSRSLSFVHPIKDEQMIIKAPLPEDGFWEKFNGLIKGNI, from the coding sequence ATGGGAATTACAGAGAAAGATGTTCTTTTCGAGGACAATCATTTTATCGCCATCAATAAACGTGGAGGTGATATCGTTCAGGTAGATGTATCTGGAGATACTTCCATGGAGGATATGGTCAAGCAGTTTTTGGCTAAGAAATACAATAAACCAAACGAAGCTTTTCTAGGGGTTATCCATCGTTTGGATAGGCCAGTGAGTGGAATGATCCTTTTTGCGAAAACCAGTAAAGGATTAGATCGCATGAACCGTCTTTTCCATGATCGCAAGGTGGAAAAAACCTACCTTGCTTTGGTTCGTGAAAAGCCGCCACATCCAAAAGGGACCCTGAAAAATTGGTTGCTGCGTGATCGAAAAAAGATGGTCACCAAAGCTTATGACCGCGAGGTTAAGAATGGAAGTTATGCCGAGCTTAATTATGAGGTCGTAGGTACCCTAGATGGATATTATTTGCTAAAGGTCAACCCATTGACGGGCCGTACACATCAGATCCGAAGCCAACTCGCATATATGGGCTGTCCCATCGTTGGAGACAATAAATATGGATATCAACGTGGTAGCCATAGAAGGACCATTTGTTTGCATTCCAGGTCCTTGAGTTTCGTACATCCCATCAAGGATGAGCAAATGATCATTAAGGCTCCTTTGCCGGAAGATGGCTTCTGGGAGAAATTTAATGGCCTGATTAAGGGAAACATATAA